One window of the Torulaspora delbrueckii CBS 1146 chromosome 6, complete genome genome contains the following:
- the TDEL0F04250 gene encoding uncharacterized protein (similar to Saccharomyces cerevisiae YDR131C; ancestral locus Anc_8.298), translating to MIDCLPLNCFEQVVKFLPQEDIISLTYASRELYNRTVVYLYRNIHLNEKPEFKSDLELPKIHNWSLLCIPWSSSHKSSAERKLESLLRSFESNTKLCDNVRKILCSWHLAVPTLIRIISLLGRYATKLQYFEGYLDQEIMDALAILAPRLKSLVIAPPRKVPANKAMADYYKRMNSLIDHYDWSRISDLTLYATACVARPNVPNLLKIRSLHLHLRPDTIEEACLEPFYSLFDTTALEDLFITSWYKARDDEINLYEIWHLYEFHKFHNIKKLTLTSLQPDMEYLRGCFENYGRLEKLTVDYLLDATVDASTIKCLRRAHCSQTLKCLDINTDMLSPPLLTIDESGDKFVPTMNCQCSDCRDTFSQIIRRKYFPSSEKLSINGFSDVNARHFTLQMFRLFPILPHPLIMGESPAIAYVTYSLQDHADKVNELLACGKSHSRRITADDIRRLYYAHLHSLKKTFDYYLKSFPNLQYFTLNDIPTQITQVDEQQRCNIPVFYSQGYRSNQTYELVSDESLFH from the coding sequence ATGATTGATTGCCTCCCACTTAATTGCTTCGAGCAAGTGGTCAAGTTTTTACCTCAAGAAGATATAATCTCATTGACCTATGCTTCTCGTGAGTTGTACAACAGGACGGTAGTCTATCTGTACAGGAACATTCACCTTAACGAGAAGCCAGAATTCAAGAGCGATTTGGAATTGCCAAAAATTCACAATTGGTCATTGCTTTGTATCCCATGGTCGTCCTCTCACAAGAGTTCAGCGGAAAGAAAGTTGGAGTCATTACTAAGAAGCTTCGAGTCTAACACAAAGCTGTGCGATAATGTCAGGAAGATCCTCTGCTCGTGGCATTTGGCCGTTCCTACTCTGATCAGAATCATCAGCCTTTTAGGTAGATATGCTACAAAACTACAGTATTTTGAAGGATACCTCGACCAAGAAATCATGGATGCGCTAGCCATTCTTGCACCAAGGCTCAAATCGCTTGTGATTGCACCTCCAAGGAAAGTACCAGCAAACAAGGCCATGGCTGACTATTACAAAAGGATGAACTCCCTTATAGATCACTATGATTGGTCGAGGATATCAGATCTCACATTGTATGCGACAGCTTGTGTTGCCAGGCCCAACGTGCCGAATCTGCTCAAGATTCGCAGCCTCCATTTACATCTCCGGCCAGACACAATCGAGGAGGCTTGTTTGGAGCCTTTTTACTCGTTGTTCGATACAACAGCTCTCGAAGACCTGTTTATCACATCATGGTATAAGGCGAGAGACGACGAGATCAATCTATATGAGATATGGCACTTGTACGAATTTCATAAATTCCACAACATTAAAAAACTGACATTAACGTCTTTGCAACCAGATATGGAATATCTAAGAGGCTGCTTCGAAAATTACGGACGGTTAGAGAAGTTAACTGTGGACTATTTGCTTGATGCAACGGTTGATGCTTCAACGATAAAATGTCTACGACGCGCTCATTGTTCCCAGACCTTGAAGTGCCTAGACATTAATACCGATATGCTTAGTCCTCCATTACTTACAATCGACGAATCTGGTGACAAGTTTGTCCCAACAATGAATTGCCAATGCAGTGACTGTCGTGATACCTTTAGTCAAATCATCAGGAGGAAATACTTCCCTAGTTCCGAGAAACTATCTATTAATGGGTTTTCAGATGTCAATGCTAGGCATTTCACACTGCAAATGTTCAGATTGTTCCCTATCTTGCCGCACCCTCTAATTATGGGCGAGTCTCCTGCAATTGCCTACGTTACCTATTCATTGCAAGACCATGCCGACAAAGTGAACGAGTTATTAGCGTGTGGCAAATCCCATTCTCGTAGGATCACAGCAGATGATATCAGACGCCTGTATTACGCACACCTTcattcattgaagaagacattCGATTattatttgaagagttttcCCAACTTGCAATATTTTACACTAAATGATATTCCAACGCAGATAACTCAAGTCGATGAGCAACAGCGTTGCAATATACCAGTATTTTACTCACAAGGTTATCGAAGTAACCAGACTTATGAACTTGTAAGTGATGAATCTTTGTTTCACTAA
- the TDEL0F04260 gene encoding uncharacterized protein (similar to Saccharomyces cerevisiae YDR132C and YLR108C; ancestral locus Anc_8.299), with product MQQFDPMIPRLLPAEAMYSIQVGTKLFKVSGASLSSDGPSYFTDKFSREPQQAGEVLFIDRCSDTFQLIYLHLQGYVLDIRDEMQFTTLVSDAMYYNLPRLRRSLQDYDYLFANVSGRTFKIAKSLFKREGDSFNYFTLTSDRVYADLESVFIDKQLLRPPPQEPLYVSRSADLLQDLLQWLGGATMELDDSRRASLVAEARYYHLQNLEQRLLKAQLSYNPLTGTDHIMMRLQDLQEGHFEFPDHQLTPAAVSLQENCCSDSTTESTPGLEGPLPQLKRFKSNPSVEKLKKKWNFACYKRPFVDQKAHELVFQIDPSDCTLVFNRRNKIIHLQLASQSAKRFEKLFSKPLKEIDINLANYKVKDQGQEPKYGLPACISIADFTVNGMKCPHVTRLVAEGKCDERVIDFADMDQLNYCSGVQLHLTKSLWKFGVNGSNLILIALKAEAFTGIKEYCRTLEYL from the coding sequence ATGCAGCAGTTTGACCCTATGATTCCGCGGTTGCTGCCCGCAGAGGCGATGTATTCAATTCAGGTCGGCACTAAGTTGTTTAAAGTTAGTGGAGCCTCATTGAGCTCTGATGGACCAAGTTATTTCACTGACAAGTTTTCAAGAGAACCTCAGCAAGCTGGTGAAGTGTTGTTTATCGATCGGTGCTCGGAtactttccaattgatTTATTTGCATCTGCAAGGGTATGTGTTGGATATTCGAGATGAAATGCAATTTACAACGTTGGTGTCCGATGCGATGTATTACAATTTACCACGACTGCGCAGGTCATTGCAAGATTACGATTACCTGTTTGCGAATGTGAGTGGACGTACTTTTAAGATTGCAAAAAGTTTGTTTAAGCGTGAGGGAGATTCGTTTAATTACTTTACTTTGACCTCGGATCGGGTGTATGCTGACTTGGAGAGTgttttcatcgataagCAACTACTGCGGCCTCCGCCACAGGAACCGTTGTACGTGTCCAGATCTGCCGACTTGTTGCAAGACTTGCTTCAATGGTTAGGTGGCGCTACAATGGAACTCGATGACAGTCGGAGAGCTTCATTGGTCGCAGAGGCTCGTTATtatcatttgcaaaacCTCGAGCAAAGGTTGCTAAAAGCGCAACTTTCGTATAATCCCCTGACGGGCACGGATCATATCATGATGAGGTTACAGGATCTACAGGAAGGTCATTTTGAATTCCCtgatcatcaattgactcCAGCAGcagtttctttgcaagaaaatTGTTGCTCAGATTCGACTACTGAGAGTACACCGGGTCTCGAAGGTCCACTCCCACAATTGAAGCGATTCAAATCCAATCCTTCGGtagagaaattgaaaaaaaaatggaaCTTTGCCTGTTACAAGAGACCTTTTGTCGATCAAAAGGCTCATGAATTGGTCTTCCAAATTGATCCTTCCGACTGCACACTTGTGTTTAACCGCAGGAACAAGATTATCCATTTGCAATTGGCAAGCCAGAGTGCCAAGCGGTTTGAGAAACTATTCTCGAAACCCCTTAAGGAGATTGATATTAATCTCGCAAACTACAAGGTAAAGGATCAAGGCCAAGAGCCTAAGTATGGACTGCCGGCTTGTATATCTATCGCAGACTTTACAGTTAACGGCATGAAGTGTCCACACGTCACTAGACTCGTAGCCGAGGGGAAATGCGACGAGCGAGTAATCGATTTCGCCGACATGGATCAATTAAATTACTGTTCAGGCGTGCAATTACATCTCACGAAATCATTGTGGAAATTTGGAGTAAACGGCAGTAACCTGATACTGATCGCATTAAAGGCAGAGGCCTTCACAGGAATCAAGGAGTATTGCAGGACATTGGAATATTTATGA
- the CCW12 gene encoding Ccw12p (similar to Saccharomyces cerevisiae YDR134C (Scer_YGOB_YDR134C) and CCW12 (YLR110C); ancestral locus Anc_8.301): protein MQFSTVASVAAIAAVASAAANVTTSTAHKESTTLVTITSCKDHVCSETVSPALVSTATVTVSDVVTQYTTWCPLETTTAAPESHANTTTATTQTGETTSHEITSSYTGGAAAKALPAAGALFAGAAALLL from the coding sequence ATGCAATTCTCTACTGTCGCTTCTGTCGCTGCCATCGCCGCTGTTGCCTCTGCTGCCGCTAACGTCACCACCTCGACTGCTCACAAGGAGTCTACCACTTTGGTTACCATCACTTCTTGTAAAGACCACGTCTGTTCCGAGACCGTTTCCCCAGCTTTGGTTTCCACTGCTACTGTCACCGTCAGCGACGTTGTCACCCAATACACCACCTGGTGTCCATTGGAGACTACCACTGCTGCTCCAGAGTCTCACGCTAACACTACCACTGCTACCACTCAAACTGGTGAAACCACCTCTCACGAGATCACCTCTTCTTACACTGGTGGTGCTGCTGCTAAGGCTTTGCCAGCTGCTGGTGCTTTGTTTGCCGGTGCTGCTGCTCTATTGTTGTAA
- the HOG1 gene encoding mitogen-activated protein kinase HOG1 (similar to Saccharomyces cerevisiae HOG1 (YLR113W); ancestral locus Anc_8.302), which translates to MATHEEFIRTQVFGTVFEITNRYTDLNPVGMGAFGLVCSATDTLAQQPVAIKKIMKPFSTAVLAKRTYRELKLLKHLRHENLICLQDIFLSPLEDIYFVTELQGTDLHRLLQTRPLEKQFVQYFLYQILRGLKYVHSAGVIHRDLKPSNILINENCDLKICDFGLARIQDPQMTGYVSTRYYRAPEIMLTWQKYDVEVDIWSAGCIFAEMTEGKPLFPGKDHVHQFSIITDLLGSPPEDVINTICSENTLKFVTSLPHRDPVPFRERFKTVEPEAVDLLEKMLVFDPKKRITAADALVHPYLAPYHDPTDEPVADAKFDWNFNDADLPVDTWRVMMYSEILDFHKIGGGDGQIDTSATFDDQVAAATAAAAHAAAVAQAQAQAHSNSSNSNSLSNVNSKSKAARDSANDAITNYGNQAVHYANEFQQ; encoded by the coding sequence ATGGCAACTCATGAAGAGTTTATTAGGACTCAAGTGTTCGGTACGGTCTTCGAGATCACAAACCGTTACACAGATCTCAATCCTGTAGGTATGGGGGCGTTCGGGCTCGTTTGCTCCGCTACTGATACTTTGGCTCAACAACCCGTTGCGATTAAAAAAATTATGAAACCTTTCTCGACTGCTGTCTTGGCCAAGAGGACGTACCGTGAATTGAAATTGCTGAAACATTTGAGACATGAAAATCTAATTTGTCTACAGGATATCTTCTTATCTCCGCTGGAAGATATCTATTTCGTTACTGAGTTGCAAGGGACTGATTTACACCGTCTTTTGCAGACTCGTCCCCTGGAAAAACAGTTTGTTCAGTATTTTCTTTACCAGATCCTAAGAGGTCTGAAATATGTGCATTCAGCCGGTGTGATTCATAGGGATTTGAAACCTAGTAACATTTTGATAAACGAGAATtgtgatttgaagatttgcGATTTTGGATTGGCAAGGATTCAGGATCCGCAGATGACGGGTTATGTTTCTACTCGTTACTATAGGGCTCCGGAGATTATGTTGACATGGCAAAAATACGACGTGGAAGTTGATATTTGGTCTGCTGGTTGTATCTTTGCGGAGATGACAGAGGGGAAGCCTTTGTTCCCTGGTAAGGATCATGTTCATCAGTTTTCTATCATTACGGATCTGTTGGGTTCGCCACCGGAAGATGTTATCAATACGATATGTTCTGAAAATACGCTGAAATTTGTGACTTCTTTGCCCCATCGTGATCCCGTGCCTTTTAGAGAGAGATTCAAGACCGTAGAGCCCGAAGCCGTTGATCTGTTGGAGAAAATGCTGGTGTTcgatccaaagaagagaatcaCCGCCGCTGATGCACTGGTGCATCCGTATTTGGCGCCATATCACGATCCTACTGACGAACCGGTAGCAGATGCGAAATTCGATTGGAATTTCAATGACGCTGACCTACCGGTTGATACTTGGCGTGTGATGATGTACtctgagattttggatttcCACAAGATCGGTGGGGGCGATGGTCAAATCGATACTTCGGCTACTTTTGACGACCAGGTGGCAGCTGCAACTGCAGCTGCTGCACATGCTGCTGCTGTGGCTCAGGCTCAGGCTCAGGCTCattcaaactcttcaaattcaaattcattgtCAAATGtaaattcaaaatcaaaggcGGCTAGGGATTCCGCTAATGATGCAATCACTAATTATGGTAACCAAGCGGTTCACTATGCAAATGAGTTCCAACAGTAA
- the FIN1 gene encoding Fin1p (similar to Saccharomyces cerevisiae FIN1 (YDR130C); ancestral locus Anc_8.297) — protein sequence MVDRQTTRILRDINNLMEPPSTERLHQSNVFKRLSTSPSKAYANDLSKPPVRMSPVKRSPSKSGNQLTPKRLASPDCLKNDVSKITQSMDRPYFEKHGGNPKIEDSGSVTNLVFPASPTRVTFSNERKIGGDGSLSKLRSRFTNGLLSPQRGANMPKTELQGKNLFSKLENDEQINDFTTSPKRRLENLEEEAISSNKRKQIKKTVKFELPASDENENLRKQVQDLKHTLSKVIEHQNEMEVRLKLVESQQYDKKKS from the coding sequence ATGGTAGATAGACAAACAACCCGTATTCTACGTGACATAAACAATTTGATGGAGCCACCATCGACGGAACGACTGCACCAGAGTAACGTGTTTAAAAGGCTCAGTACATCACCTTCCAAAGCTTACGCAAACGATCTCTCGAAACCGCCGGTGAGGATGTCACCAGTCAAGAGAAGCCCTAGCAAGAGTGGTAATCAATTGACCCCAAAGAGGCTTGCTTCACCAGACTGTTTGAAAAACGACGTCTCCAAGATAACACAAAGCATGGATCGTCCATATTTCGAAAAACACGGTGGGAATCCAAAGATTGAGGATAGCGGATCTGTTACCAACCTCGTGTTCCCAGCCTCACCAACAAGAGTCACTTTCAGTAATGAAAGAAAGATTGGAGGTGATGGATCGCTTAGTAAACTTAGATCTCGATTTACCAATGGGCTACTGTCGCCTCAAAGAGGGGCCAATATGCCGAAAACCGAGTTACAGGGCAAGAATCTCTTCAGCAAACTCGAGAATGACGAACAGATCAATGATTTTACAACCAGTCCAAAGAGGCGTttagaaaatttggaagaagaagcgaTTTCATCCAACAAGAGGAAGCAAATCAAAAAGACAGTTAAGTTTGAATTACCTGCATCcgatgaaaatgaaaatctACGAAAACAGGTACAAGATTTGAAGCACACTCTGTCAAAAGTGATAGAGCATCAAAATGAGATGGAAGTTCGCCTAAAGCTCGTGGAGAGCCAGCAGTACGacaagaaaaaatcatGA
- the REX3 gene encoding RNA exonuclease (similar to Saccharomyces cerevisiae REX3 (YLR107W); ancestral locus Anc_8.296), with protein MSSSLRPMDLVSQPAPYQDRYKILQKLVAHLQKVRPNPSKSTHKLAIGLEGRVAKTSASAQSYRFNMSILFRDLTKHKGDLSKIRIAQKPIVSAAKPLRENVTKATAMEKLRALLHEISVLEKNGYNMSSVSSGAAQDSVLAVHETCVRCNTKFERSNIMEKTLCRYHDSKKQFDKANRTYQYPCCGETTASTSFLRLGCKTNKHHVFKSEAVESLSEISEFIKTWKVEGEENVLALDCEMGFTSLGYEMIRLTVVDFFTSKTLFDEIIQPIGEVIDLNTQFSGVSDIDKQLSLTYHDAMEKVVSPNLINANSILIGHGLENDLNVMRIIHRSIIDTAILYSKGKYKVSLKNLAFEFLSRKIQSGEHDSSEDAIATMDVVKVKNGIPLDQKDWD; from the coding sequence ATGAGTAGTTCGTTGCGTCCGATGGACCTAGTGAGCCAGCCGGCTCCTTATCAGGACCGGTATAAGATATTGCAGAAACTCGTAGCTCATTTACAGAAAGTAAGGCCCAATCCGAGTAAAAGTACCCATAAGCTGGCCATTGGCCTCGAAGGGCGAGTTGCCAAGACCAGTGCATCTGCACAAAGCTATAGATTCAATATGAGTATTCTATTTCGCGATTTGACCAAGCATAAGGGTGATTTGAGTAAGATAAGGATAGCTCAGAAACCGATAGTTAGTGCAGCCAAACCATTACGTGAGAATGTGACGAAAGCAACAGCGATGGAGAAACTCAGGGCTTTGCTTCACGAGATTTCCGtgttggaaaagaatgGCTATAACATGAGTTCTGTGTCAAGCGGGGCTGCTCAGGACTCTGTATTAGCTGTCCACGAGACATGCGTGAGATGTAATactaaatttgaaagatccaATATTATGGAAAAAACTTTATGTCGATATCATGACTCGAAGAAACAATTTGACAAAGCCAATAGGACCTATCAGTATCCTTGCTGCGGTGAGACTACTGCTTCCACATCATTCCTTCGGTTGGGATGTAAGACCAACAAGCACCATGTCTTCAAATCAGAGGCCGTAGAGTCATTATCAGAGATCTCtgaattcatcaaaacGTGGAAAGTTGAGGGAGAGGAAAATGTGCTGGCTCTAGATTGCGAAATGGGGTTCACATCGCTCGGATATGAAATGATAAGATTAACTGTAGTAGATTTTTTCACCTCAAAGACCTTATTTGACGAAATAATCCAGCCTATTGGAGAAGTCATCGACCTAAATACCCAGTTCAGTGGTGTTAGTGATATCGATAAGCAGTTATCTCTGACCTACCATGATGCAATGGAAAAAGTCGTTTCACCTAACCTCATCAATGCCAATAGTATCTTGATAGGACACGGCTTGGAGAACGATTTAAATGTGATGAGAATAATTCATCGCAGTATAATCGACACAGCAATCCTATACTCGAAGGGGAAATACAAGGTATCGCTCAAGAACCTGGCTTTTGAGTTTTTGAGCCGAAAGATTCAATCTGGTGAGCATGACAGTTCAGAGGATGCGATTGCTACCATGGACGTAgtcaaagtgaaaaatgGCATACCTCTGGACCAAAAGGATTGGGACTAG
- the AHP1 gene encoding thioredoxin peroxidase AHP1 (similar to Saccharomyces cerevisiae AHP1 (YLR109W); ancestral locus Anc_8.300), with product MSDLLNKNLPTGNFKFQYIAIDDKNSDSESCKMPQTVEWSKFIAENKTVVLTGAPAAFSPTCSVNHIPEYISYLNELVKDKNVDQVVVITVDNPFANQAWAKSLGVKNTDHIKFASDAGGHFVKSLGLDLPIGDDVYWSTRWAAVVKNGSVTYVGKEKNPATEVTVSSVESVLAHL from the coding sequence ATGTCTGATCTATTGAACAAAAACCTACCAACTGGAAACTTCAAGTTCCAATACATCGCCATCGATGACAAGAACTCTGACTCTGAGTCCTGTAAGATGCCTCAAACCGTTGAATGGTCCAAGTTCATCGCCGAGAACAAGACTGTTGTCTTGACCGGTGCCCCAGCTGCTTTCTCTCCTACCTGTTCTGTCAACCACATCCCAGAGTACATCAGCTACTTGAACGAATTGGTCAAGGACAAGAACGTGGACCAAGTTGTTGTCATCACTGTTGACAACCCATTTGCCAACCAAGCCTGGGCCAAGAGCCTAGGTGTCAAGAACACTGACCACATCAAGTTTGCCAGTGACGCCGGTGGCCATTTCGTCAAGTCCTTGGGTCTAGATTTGCCAATCGGCGATGACGTCTACTGGAGTACCAGATGGGCTGCAGTCGTCAAGAACGGTTCCGTCACTTACGTCGGTAAGGAAAAGAACCCAGCAACCGAAGTCACCGTCTCTTCTGTTGAAAGTGTCTTGGCTCACTTATAA